The following are encoded together in the Capsulimonas corticalis genome:
- a CDS encoding sulfite exporter TauE/SafE family protein, whose protein sequence is MTLNATQWLIALLCAFMVGLSKTGFSGVSIITVALFAMMMPARESTGAVLPLLIVADVVAVTAFRRHAVWSHLWRMFPWAAAGIVIGWATMRLIHDDNILKLMIGVILIVMVALQWAQRLRPLPTEQKPASHLYAAAMGLTAGFTTMTANAAGPVMLLYFLAVGLPKMEFIGTGAWYFCIMNWFKVPFSVQMGTINAHSLLFDLKLAPLVVIGALTGRWLIKFVDQKAFEALALAFALIGGAKLIFDGWPHF, encoded by the coding sequence GTGACATTGAACGCAACCCAATGGCTGATCGCGCTGCTGTGCGCCTTTATGGTCGGCCTTTCCAAGACGGGATTTTCGGGCGTCAGCATTATCACCGTCGCCCTGTTCGCCATGATGATGCCGGCGCGCGAGTCCACCGGCGCCGTACTGCCGTTATTGATTGTCGCCGATGTCGTCGCTGTGACGGCGTTTCGCCGTCACGCGGTCTGGTCGCATCTGTGGCGCATGTTTCCCTGGGCCGCCGCCGGGATCGTGATCGGCTGGGCGACCATGCGGCTCATCCACGACGACAACATCCTCAAGCTGATGATCGGCGTGATTTTGATCGTGATGGTGGCCCTGCAATGGGCGCAGCGGCTGCGTCCATTGCCGACGGAGCAGAAGCCCGCCAGCCATCTGTACGCGGCCGCGATGGGCCTCACCGCCGGTTTTACCACCATGACCGCGAACGCCGCCGGACCGGTGATGCTTCTGTACTTCCTCGCCGTCGGCCTGCCCAAGATGGAGTTTATCGGCACCGGCGCCTGGTACTTTTGTATCATGAACTGGTTCAAGGTGCCATTCAGCGTACAAATGGGCACGATCAACGCGCACTCGCTGCTGTTCGATTTGAAGCTCGCGCCGCTGGTGGTGATCGGCGCGCTGACCGGCCGATGGCTGATCAAGTTCGTCGATCAAAAGGCGTTTGAAGCCCTGGCGCTGGCGTTCGCGTTGATCGGCGGGGCCAAACTAATCTTTGACGGCTGGCCGCATTTTTGA
- a CDS encoding Gfo/Idh/MocA family protein: MPGANEEVLNFAVIGCGTIAPTHIGAIRQIDNVHIHALSDSVPERAYAMAAQFDIQDVYTKLEDLIGDPMVDIVSICTPSGTHADIAVAALRAGKHVIVEKPMDISLAACDRMIAAADETGKKLTVISQHRFDHATQYLKAALGEGKLGKIVLADASVKWWRTQEYYDSGDWRGTWAMDGGGALMNQGVHTVDLLQWLAGDVESIYAHTRTAAHERIEVEDVVVAALTFASGAIGTLTATTAAFPGLPVRIDIFGAEGSATIEADTLRSLILKQGDTHLSDAISSHAVSVAQGGSASVVNAAAERSAAADPGAVWGDAHRAQIEDFLRAVRTDGTPLIDARAGRKPLEIILAVYESARTGQAVKLGAASQ, from the coding sequence ATGCCTGGCGCTAACGAAGAAGTATTGAATTTCGCCGTGATCGGATGTGGGACGATCGCTCCGACGCATATTGGGGCCATCCGGCAGATCGACAACGTGCACATCCACGCGCTTTCGGACAGCGTCCCGGAGCGCGCCTACGCCATGGCGGCTCAGTTCGATATTCAGGACGTTTACACGAAACTGGAGGATCTGATCGGCGACCCGATGGTGGATATCGTTTCGATTTGCACGCCGTCCGGGACGCATGCGGATATCGCCGTGGCCGCGCTGCGCGCGGGGAAGCATGTGATCGTCGAAAAGCCGATGGATATCTCGCTGGCCGCGTGTGACCGGATGATCGCCGCCGCCGATGAAACGGGCAAAAAGCTGACCGTCATTAGCCAGCATCGGTTCGATCACGCCACCCAGTACTTGAAGGCCGCTCTGGGTGAGGGCAAACTGGGCAAGATCGTGCTGGCGGACGCCTCGGTGAAATGGTGGCGTACGCAGGAGTATTACGATTCTGGAGACTGGCGTGGCACCTGGGCGATGGACGGCGGCGGCGCGCTGATGAACCAGGGCGTCCACACCGTCGATCTGCTGCAATGGCTCGCGGGCGATGTCGAATCGATCTACGCGCACACCCGGACAGCGGCGCACGAACGGATCGAGGTGGAGGATGTCGTCGTGGCCGCGCTGACGTTCGCCAGCGGCGCGATTGGAACTCTTACGGCCACGACCGCGGCCTTTCCGGGGCTTCCGGTGCGTATCGATATCTTTGGCGCGGAAGGCTCCGCGACGATCGAGGCGGACACGCTGCGGTCCCTGATTCTGAAGCAGGGCGACACGCATCTCAGCGACGCCATCTCCAGCCATGCGGTCTCGGTGGCTCAGGGCGGATCGGCGTCGGTGGTGAACGCGGCGGCCGAGCGCTCGGCCGCCGCCGACCCGGGCGCGGTCTGGGGGGATGCGCATCGGGCGCAGATCGAAGACTTCCTCCGCGCCGTTCGCACGGACGGGACGCCGCTGATCGACGCCCGCGCCGGGCGCAAGCCGCTGGAAATCATTCTCGCCGTATACGAATCGGCGCGCACCGGACAAGCCGTCAAGTTGGGGGCCGCCTCCCAGTGA
- a CDS encoding FAD-dependent oxidoreductase — MITPELIRTIPLFESLTEALVNKLTIICADVHLGPNQWLIQEGDTPSFFVLISGEVDVIRTVNGDPKILDTYKSGDFFGEVPLLLGSTAVASLRTKSECRILRLERPEFQYLVTHSEKMGSSILQTMMRRVERLQQFSMHTPIERTLVIGHHSDLACFKLRQFLSGNHQEFRWLDPTDNACQPFIPAKALEGPYPAVILPSGEVLNAPNRRELAEHLGLQTMPSEAEYDVVIVGGGPAGLAAAVYGASEGLRTLMVERAAPGGQAGTSSRIENYLGFPTGISGGELGLRALDQAKRFGAEILVARSTQSLETRDGVHTITLDGGDCVHARTVILATGVYWRRLDIPGADALLGQGIYFGAARTEAMGVAGRDVYLIGGGNSAGQAAMFFADYARKVTLLIRASDIEKGMSQYLIDQLKTRANVCVELNCSVTAVHGETALEAITVANSRTGEVQHCETNSLFVFIGADAQTDWLPDMIARDGRGYILTGRDAMDSGQCGTDRTRYFLETSVEGIFAAGDVRHGSVKRVASGVGEGSMAIAFVHQYRATFATLAEPPPAVSG, encoded by the coding sequence ATGATCACTCCCGAGCTCATCCGCACGATCCCGCTCTTCGAATCCCTCACTGAGGCCCTGGTCAATAAACTGACGATTATCTGCGCCGACGTCCACCTCGGCCCCAATCAATGGCTGATTCAGGAGGGGGATACTCCCTCGTTCTTCGTTCTTATTTCTGGCGAAGTCGATGTCATCCGTACGGTCAACGGCGACCCAAAGATCCTGGACACCTACAAATCCGGAGATTTCTTTGGAGAAGTGCCGCTGCTGCTCGGAAGCACGGCCGTGGCGAGCCTGCGCACGAAGTCGGAGTGTCGCATCCTTCGGCTGGAGCGTCCCGAGTTCCAATATCTGGTCACGCACAGCGAAAAGATGGGATCCAGCATCCTGCAAACCATGATGCGGCGCGTGGAGCGGCTTCAGCAATTTTCGATGCACACGCCAATCGAGCGCACGCTTGTGATCGGCCATCATTCCGACCTCGCCTGCTTCAAACTGCGCCAATTTCTTTCCGGCAACCACCAGGAATTCCGATGGCTCGATCCCACGGATAACGCTTGCCAGCCGTTCATTCCCGCCAAAGCGTTGGAAGGGCCCTACCCCGCCGTCATCCTGCCGTCCGGCGAAGTATTGAATGCTCCCAACCGGCGTGAGCTGGCCGAACATCTCGGTTTGCAGACCATGCCCAGCGAAGCGGAGTACGACGTCGTGATCGTCGGCGGCGGCCCCGCCGGATTGGCGGCCGCCGTGTACGGCGCCTCCGAGGGCTTGCGAACTCTGATGGTGGAGCGCGCCGCCCCCGGAGGTCAAGCGGGCACATCCTCACGCATCGAAAATTACCTGGGGTTCCCAACCGGCATCTCCGGCGGCGAACTGGGGCTGCGGGCGCTCGATCAGGCCAAGCGGTTTGGCGCGGAGATCCTGGTCGCCCGGTCGACGCAATCCCTGGAAACGCGCGACGGCGTTCATACGATCACGCTGGACGGCGGCGATTGCGTTCATGCGCGAACCGTGATCCTCGCGACGGGAGTTTACTGGCGTCGGCTCGATATTCCGGGCGCGGATGCGCTGCTGGGACAAGGCATTTACTTTGGCGCCGCCCGCACCGAGGCGATGGGCGTCGCCGGCCGAGATGTGTATCTCATTGGCGGTGGCAATTCGGCGGGACAGGCGGCGATGTTCTTCGCCGACTACGCACGCAAGGTGACACTGCTGATCCGCGCGTCCGATATCGAGAAGGGAATGTCGCAGTATCTGATCGATCAATTGAAAACACGCGCGAATGTCTGCGTCGAACTCAACTGCTCCGTCACGGCCGTTCACGGCGAGACGGCGCTGGAAGCGATTACCGTCGCCAACTCGCGGACGGGCGAAGTGCAGCATTGTGAGACAAATTCGCTCTTTGTATTCATCGGGGCCGACGCGCAAACGGACTGGCTCCCGGATATGATTGCTCGCGACGGGCGAGGTTATATTCTGACTGGCCGCGACGCCATGGATTCGGGACAGTGCGGCACAGACCGCACGCGTTATTTTTTGGAAACGAGCGTGGAAGGGATCTTCGCGGCGGGCGATGTGCGCCATGGTTCGGTCAAGCGCGTCGCGTCGGGAGTCGGCGAAGGCAGTATGGCGATCGCCTTCGTACACCAATACCGAGCCACATTCGCGACGCTCGCGGAACCGCCGCCGGCGGTTTCTGGGTAA